The nucleotide sequence GTGCTTGATACCTTCGTTGTCAGCTGCCGGGGCCCAGTAACGCTGAAGAGATTCGACGGGTCCGTCGTGGTGAATCCGACAAGGGAGGATATTCGGGGTACAAGATTCCGTCGAGTTTTTGGTTTCCGGGCCGTTTGACTGCTTTTGAGGGGCGCGAATGGCGAACATGGCTGTATCTTGTTCAGGAAACGGAAACTGGGTTTTGCAGGGGCTTTGAGGATGTTGGCTGGATGGATGCGCAATTCACAGACTATCGAAATCAAATGTACGGCCTGTCAAGAATTGTATGTTCCGTTTTAAAGCTAAACTGGTTTCTGCGTGGTTGTTGATATGATGTCTGGAGAGTCCTCTGGTTCCACGCCGGGGAAGACGCGTCCGCGTTGACCGCGTTAAGTAGTTCCGTATCGGCGCCGAGGGATTTCAAGATGTACCGTGGTGTCTTCAAATAATCTACCACAATCGAGCTATAAGAATATTGTTTCCGTTGTATATACAATTCTATGATATTCAAGCAAACCGACAAGTGCAGTAGCACATACATACATCCGGGGTATAACAATTATGAATTCAACGTAGCAGCAAATCCCAATCACCTCTTAcgggtcttcttcttctttttcttcttcttctggtcCCCCCCAGTCTCTTGCTTCTCTACGACCACACGAACTGGCCATTTTTTCGAATGCTCCGCCTCAAACCCCTTCTTCTCCCGCCGATACAGCATCATTGTAGCCCGCGCATCCTCCACACTAGAATGCGATCCCGTTTGGATATTCAGCCCCAGGTACTCGGAAGCCAGCACTTTCAATCGCGGAGAGCCACCGCCTGCAATCTTGCGGTACGGCGGGTATTTGCTTGTGTCTCTGATGTCGCGCTTGGGATGGCCGAGGAGCAGCGCATCCAAGTCATTACCAACGGCATGTCCCACCAGTACCCGTCCTTCGAGAATATCAGAAACGTCCTTTTGGGCCTGCTCAAATGACCGTGCCTCCACCATGTGCTTGGGCAATATCCCGCTAACGTGCGTCCGCCAATCCGTCACCATCTCCTTGGGTCTCACAAATGAGTCGTAAACTTGTTCGCCGTGGAAGTTGACAATACTAACACGCGCGAGAGCCGAGTCGTGATCGGGATTGGGCCCAACACCCACCATTTCGCAGTCGATGGCTACATAGTTGCCTAGTTCAGCGCTGTAAGACGTTAGAAATGTTGGCGCATACACAATGACAGACAGTAAATATAGACTGAAGCATGACTAACCTTGGTGAGCGGCCTTCATTTATCTTGGCCATGGGCAAATCTTCCTTTTCCGGCGCAGTTCCTACTGCAGCAGAATTCCTCCGCGAAGCCGAATCTGAAGCTCCACAAGTTTCCCCTCCCTCagacatcctcttcttttttgtcGAATGGGTATGGCGATctgatttctttgttttcggtttatcttccctcttcctcttcttcacagCACCATTCTGGGACTCGCGTTCGGAGGGTTTGCGTTTCGGAGCGGAGGCGGAGACGTTATCTTTTTTCTGCAACGTCCCCTGGAGTTTCTTCCAATTGCTTGAAAGGTTTTTCAAGTCCATTCCAATGATATATTGGGTATCAGAGCATTCTGATTGTGTAATAAGCGAGGGATGGTTGGGCGCAGGAGCCAGACGTTGAGAGCATCGCAGAAAGATTTGGTCGGAGATTCGACTGATAAACGCTAGGAAATTTTGGCGGTAGACCCACTTGAGGTTTCGAACAGGAAAGTCagcatacggagtacaacaGATATAGAATTGCCAGATGAGTGATTGTGCTGAGACTGTTACTTGACGGTTTTTATTTTACGAGGAGTAACATATATATGAGTTACAAAACAGTCAACAAATGGTATACATTGAACTTTTCTATATCTAGATAGCCATAACATGTACCAAACGCGCTTCTCAACAAGAACCAGACAATAGAAAGAAGTTAAGGATTATGATGCGCCTGGGACCTTGAAGTCCTTGTAGCCCCATTTCTCCGTGACCTTTCGCTTAGCCTTCTTGGGCTGGCTGACGGGCTTGCGAGACTCCAGCTTTCCTTGAACGATCAATGTCCGGAATCGATCGTCCAGCAGGTTACCTTCGGGTTTGAGTTTGCGCAGCGAATCCTGGAGTTCATCTGGAAGAACCACTTCAAGGGGTTTCTCAGGGGCACTAAAACGTATGGTCAGTAAATGTAATGCATGATAACCGAATGATGATAAGAAAACTTACGGTGTCTTCCCCAAAGGTCTCCGTCGCAAGACAGTCTCGTCTCCTTCCTCGGAAGAATCAGCGTCTGAATCCTGCTGCTGGCCCTCTTGCTCCTTGACTTGTTTGGCAATCGCCTTCGCTCTTGCAGCCtgctcttccttctccttcatgCGCGCTTCCCATTTGGCTTTCCTCTCAGCTTCTTTCCGTCTGTTGATCTTGTTTCTTTGCGTCTTGGACTTTCTCTCAGGGCGCTTCTTGTTCAACCATTCTGGTTGTTCGTACTCGCTTTCGAATCCTTCCCATGCACTCTCGTCATCGGATTTCACTTCTCCATCATTGTTCTTGCCTTCCTCAATCAGACGTTGTTTCTCCTGCTCTTTGCGCTCTTCTTCCAGGCGTCTCCTCTCTGCTTCAACTTCCTTCGCTCCTTCCTTCTGCAAGAGTTGATCCCACTCTTCGAACGACGGGTTATAGCTGACACCAGCGCCAGGTGTGCGGACAGAAGGAATTGGCTTGCCATTTGCAGCCAGCGAAATGGGCGCTCGCTTGATAGTCGGGGGCGCAACCTTCGGTTTCGGCTTCTCCAGGTAATCGAACTTTGGGTCTTGAACAGGTGTTGGGTCGGCCTCATCTGCCCAGGGATCGTACAGAGCATCTCCCTCGGTCTTCTTCGCAGGAGTCGCATCCTTGGCGACCTGCTTCAAACGTAACCAGTCCTTGCGGGTGACCCAGTCGCTCTTATGTCTCTTCGATTTCGGTTCGATAACGCCGTCTGTAACCATAGAGTTCGATCGCTTGTGGGTGTCAACTGCCGGGATAGCAGAGCGCTGTGCCAGGATCTCATCCGCCTTCAGAGGCTTGTGCTTCTTCTCAATTGCCTTGCGAATATCCGATGAACCCTTAGAATCGATAACGAACAATTCATCGGACGACTTTTCAGCCAACAGACCACTTAAGCCCGAAGCAAAAATTAGTATAAAAGCGACCAATAGAGCGGGAAAGAAAAGCTGTAGACTCTTACCCTTTGATTTCTTCATCCCTCAGCAATTGAAGGCCTTCCTGAACCTCTGTAATGTCGACATTTTTTCTCCACGCCTTCCTTCCCTTACGGGACGGCTGAGAGAATTGCTTGGGGGCTTCAAGTGAGGCAGACATCTTCAAAGACACTGCCTGTAAATTTCCAACGTCAAATTGGCACCAgagtctttttttctttgcggAGCGATAAGAAACCACTGGATGGAAAATAATTCAAAAATCTGGACCCGCTTACCTAATATTCCGCGGGGACTAATGCGGCTAGCGCGCCTAAGGCTTT is from Aspergillus chevalieri M1 DNA, chromosome 8, nearly complete sequence and encodes:
- the rex4 gene encoding putative 3'-5' exonuclease (BUSCO:EOG092646PE;~COG:L;~EggNog:ENOG410PK7W;~InterPro:IPR012337,IPR036397,IPR013520,IPR037431;~PFAM:PF00929;~go_function: GO:0003676 - nucleic acid binding [Evidence IEA];~go_function: GO:0008408 - 3'-5' exonuclease activity [Evidence IEA];~go_process: GO:0006364 - rRNA processing [Evidence IEA]) translates to MDLKNLSSNWKKLQGTLQKKDNVSASAPKRKPSERESQNGAVKKRKREDKPKTKKSDRHTHSTKKKRMSEGGETCGASDSASRRNSAAVGTAPEKEDLPMAKINEGRSPSAELGNYVAIDCEMVGVGPNPDHDSALARVSIVNFHGEQVYDSFVRPKEMVTDWRTHVSGILPKHMVEARSFEQAQKDVSDILEGRVLVGHAVGNDLDALLLGHPKRDIRDTSKYPPYRKIAGGGSPRLKVLASEYLGLNIQTGSHSSVEDARATMMLYRREKKGFEAEHSKKWPVRVVVEKQETGGDQKKKKKKKKTRKR
- a CDS encoding ribosome biogenesis protein NOP53 (BUSCO:EOG09263C55;~COG:L;~EggNog:ENOG410PKBP;~InterPro:IPR011687;~PFAM:PF07767) encodes the protein MSASLEAPKQFSQPSRKGRKAWRKNVDITEVQEGLQLLRDEEIKGGLLAEKSSDELFVIDSKGSSDIRKAIEKKHKPLKADEILAQRSAIPAVDTHKRSNSMVTDGVIEPKSKRHKSDWVTRKDWLRLKQVAKDATPAKKTEGDALYDPWADEADPTPVQDPKFDYLEKPKPKVAPPTIKRAPISLAANGKPIPSVRTPGAGVSYNPSFEEWDQLLQKEGAKEVEAERRRLEEERKEQEKQRLIEEGKNNDGEVKSDDESAWEGFESEYEQPEWLNKKRPERKSKTQRNKINRRKEAERKAKWEARMKEKEEQAARAKAIAKQVKEQEGQQQDSDADSSEEGDETVLRRRPLGKTPAPEKPLEVVLPDELQDSLRKLKPEGNLLDDRFRTLIVQGKLESRKPVSQPKKAKRKVTEKWGYKDFKVPGAS